ATTCCTGCACCGGGCATTCCCGCACCAGGCATTCCCGCACCAGGCATTCCCGCACCGGGCATTCCCGCACCGGGCATTCCCGCACCGGGCATTCCTGCACTGGGCATTCCCGCACCGGGCATTCCTGCACTGGGCATTCCCGCACTGGGCATTCCCACACTGGGCATTCCTGGAACTGGAGGATTACCTGGCACAGGCATCTTTAACCCTTTTTTTCCTTGGGCAGGGGGATTTTTTTCAATCTCTCTCATATCTTCTAGAGTAACTACATGAACAAAAGCTTCTCTCCCATTAAGTTTTTTACGGTGTAAGCGTTCAGACTTACGTgcatcatcttcatttttaaactgAACCAATGCCTGTCCTAGACCTTGCCCATTGTTATCAACAAGAACATGTACAGCATTTTCATCCACTGGGATTCCTTCTAGGAACTGAAGAACATCCATCTTGGTAATGCTGAATGGTATATTTGTTATGTGAGCACAGACTTTGGCAGAGCTGACATCCCCCTCTGGATTTAACATCATTTCCCTCTGGTCATAGCTGAAGTTCTGCAATCTTTTACGAATCATATCTATCTTTTCTAGCATACCTTTCTTAGTAATTGGATGAACTTGAATAAAGCGATTGCCCATGTACTGTTTATGACGACAGAGAGCAGCCTTATAGTCAGCCTCATTCCTGAATTCTACGAAGCCTTCACCAGTTGCTTTCCCATTGGGTCCATAAGCAATATAAATACTATCTTCCACAAtatccaactttttaaaaaaatcaatgacatgTTTGTTTTCCGCTTCAAATGGTAGCCCTTTCAAGTAAACACAAAAACCAGCCTCATGTGGTGATCTTGACCTTGACCTTTTCTGCCCACTGGGCGATTTTGACCTGGGAAGTGTCTGAGGAGGGGGATGGGTTTGTCCAGAAGGTCCTATACTTTGCTTAAAAGTGATATGGCCTCCAGCAGCTACCCACTGTCTCTCTGTGGCAGGACTAACTTCCACATAGCGTTGAATCATCAGCATTCTGTTTCGTTTCAAAGCTTCAAATGTATCTTGAGGGGAGAGAAACTTAACCAATCCATTCCCATTATTTCGACCTACATGATCTTTCAACAAATGCACTGCATCAACACGGAGCCCATGGAAAAAATCCCTGACATCATTTTCCATTGCAGAAAAGGGCATTCCATGCACACTGACATACAGATCATCGGGGTTGATGGGAAGCGGTTTCACACTGCTTTGAGAGTTCATCTGGATAGGGTTAACAGGATTCAATGGACCCAGAAACACAGGGTTCAAGTTATTGTTCAGATTCATAGGTGCTCCAGAGCCATTCATTCCAGCAGGTAGAGGTGCCACAGGTGGCGGGTTCAAGGGTGGCATGCCAGACATGGGTGGCAGTGGGGTCATGGGTGGCACAGAAGGGACTGGGGGAATAGGGGGCACAGGAGGCACGGGAGGCAATGTAGGTACCGGAGGAGGAACTGGTATTGGGGGAATGGACGGCATTGGTGGCAAAGATGGCATCGCTGGGATTGGAGGAATTGGTGGTGGTGGGACTGTGTTCATTGGAGACGCTGTGCTCGGAATGGTTGAGCTAAACGTTGGGCTCCCAAATGAAGCCCCCATATTTGGAGGAGCCGTTCCTATGCTGGCTGTGGAAAATGTCTGTATGTTTTTGTTGCTTTCATGAACAGATGTGGCGGCAGTAACTACACTGGGTGAAGGATTATTAAAGTTAGGTACTGTTGTAGGCAAGTTTACCCTGCCACTCATTCCTGAGCTAGGTGGCGGTCCTGATCTACTAGCATTTGCTGGTGGTATATCTAAGTTGGCAGTTTCAAAACGCCTACGACTCAGTTCAATCATATTCTGCATTTCCGTTTTACTACTCAACAAAAGTGTTACTTTTGACCCTTTAATTGTACCACCTGTGCGCATCATACCAAGCCTTGCATCTTCATCAGTGGCAAAAACGATGAAAGCCTCACCCAGTTCACCCCCTACAATATGCACGCCCCCATCAGGGATGGTCAATCCAGAGAAGAAGTGGCGAATGTCCATGGTCCCCGCCACAATTGGGAGACCTTGCAAACGGATGACCACAGCCATGCTGCGCTGAAACCACACACACCTGCAGATGAGAAAAGGCAACGGCCAGGTCAGACTCCTGTTTATCACACCAAGTTTTTAACTACAAGAATGACCAGCTACCATATTAGGCCCTCAAATATACCCTCAAACTATCACAAGCaatgcaggtttttttttaatttgaatatccTAAAAACTGAACATTATGTGCCATTTACAATGTAAAACCTAGACAATTTCAACTTCCAAAAGGCATTAATTCTGTAAACAATTAGAAGTTCAGTCCCATGACTCAAgagtttcagggaaaaaaaaccaccatAAGAAGTAGAATCACCAATTGCATCATTCAGACCAC
Above is a window of Halichoerus grypus chromosome 10, mHalGry1.hap1.1, whole genome shotgun sequence DNA encoding:
- the RBM12 gene encoding RNA-binding protein 12 → MAVVIRLQGLPIVAGTMDIRHFFSGLTIPDGGVHIVGGELGEAFIVFATDEDARLGMMRTGGTIKGSKVTLLLSSKTEMQNMIELSRRRFETANLDIPPANASRSGPPPSSGMSGRVNLPTTVPNFNNPSPSVVTAATSVHESNKNIQTFSTASIGTAPPNMGASFGSPTFSSTIPSTASPMNTVPPPPIPPIPAMPSLPPMPSIPPIPVPPPVPTLPPVPPVPPIPPVPSVPPMTPLPPMSGMPPLNPPPVAPLPAGMNGSGAPMNLNNNLNPVFLGPLNPVNPIQMNSQSSVKPLPINPDDLYVSVHGMPFSAMENDVRDFFHGLRVDAVHLLKDHVGRNNGNGLVKFLSPQDTFEALKRNRMLMIQRYVEVSPATERQWVAAGGHITFKQSIGPSGQTHPPPQTLPRSKSPSGQKRSRSRSPHEAGFCVYLKGLPFEAENKHVIDFFKKLDIVEDSIYIAYGPNGKATGEGFVEFRNEADYKAALCRHKQYMGNRFIQVHPITKKGMLEKIDMIRKRLQNFSYDQREMMLNPEGDVSSAKVCAHITNIPFSITKMDVLQFLEGIPVDENAVHVLVDNNGQGLGQALVQFKNEDDARKSERLHRKKLNGREAFVHVVTLEDMREIEKNPPAQGKKGLKMPVPGNPPVPGMPSVGMPSAGMPSAGMPGAGMPSAGMPGAGMPGAGMPGAGMPGAGMPGAGMPGAGMPGAGGEEHAFLTVGSKEASNGPPFNFPGNFGGSNAFGPPLPPPGLGGAFGDARPGMPSVGNSGLPGLGLDVPGFGGGPNNLSGPGFGGGPQNFGNGPGSLGGPPGFGSGPPGLGSAPGHLSGPPAFGPGPGPGPGPIHIGGPPGFGSSSGKPGPTVIKVQNMPFTVSIDEILDFFYGYQVIPGSVCLKYNEKGMPTGEAMVAFESRDEATAAVIDLNDRPIGSRKVKLVLG